In Sphingomonas sp. M1-B02, the sequence CTGTGCTCCACCCGCGAAGGTCGACGGCTTGATGTCTTCGGGTGAGAAGCCGAATCGCTTTTTGAACGCGCTGGTCATTTCGGCGCCGGATGCGAAGCCATAGTCGCGGGCCAGCGCATGGATCGAGCGGGCCTCGCAGGCCGGAGCGCGCAGCGCGGCATACATCCGATCGAGACGGCGCTGCCGGACATAGGCGACCACGCCCCCCATAGGCTCGAACGCGCGATAGAGGCCGCTTCGTGAAATTCCGATCATCCGCGCGACGTCTGCGACGCTCGCCGAAGTAGGCAGCGAAGGCGAATCGAACAGGTGCATCGCTCGACGCCGGATGCTGCGCTGGACCGCATCGGTGTGTAGCGGAGATACGGCACGGTCATGGCCGAGGAAGCGCTCCGCAATTACAAAGGTCGCCTCGACCGCCGCGTTGCCTTCGTCTTCGGTCAGCTCGGAGGCTACCTCGGTGAGCGTGGTGAGGTGCGACGCGATCAATCGCGCGCCTGCGCTGTCTCCCGACAGAGTCAGCCCGTGAAAGTTGCGGGCCAATAGCCAGGAGGGCAGGGCATGGCGCGGCACGATCAGGTTGATGAGATCGACGACGCTTGTCGTGATCGACGAAGGCCGCGCTAGGTCGCGAAACTGAACCGAGCCGCACCCCGATTTTGCGGAGAGGCCCGCAAAGTCTCCGGCACCATCGGAGAAGTTGACGACGATGCTGACATGGTCGAGCCCGGAGCGGCGTGCTCGCTGAGCGTCCCGCACGAAAGTC encodes:
- a CDS encoding helix-turn-helix domain-containing protein, producing MFDVTGVPNRGRSGFTSRTQVTRFGGSVLGRGRSVGQTFVRDAQRARRSGLDHVSIVVNFSDGAGDFAGLSAKSGCGSVQFRDLARPSSITTSVVDLINLIVPRHALPSWLLARNFHGLTLSGDSAGARLIASHLTTLTEVASELTEDEGNAAVEATFVIAERFLGHDRAVSPLHTDAVQRSIRRRAMHLFDSPSLPTSASVADVARMIGISRSGLYRAFEPMGGVVAYVRQRRLDRMYAALRAPACEARSIHALARDYGFASGAEMTSAFKKRFGFSPEDIKPSTFAGGAQPGMNMRGELDRAAHDIFIDWLRVGETV